The genomic interval tcactcaaaaccccaatcatgggtaagactgccgacctgactgctgtccagaaggccactattgacaccctcaagcaagagggtaagacacagaaagaaatttctgaacgaataggctgttcccagagtgctgtatcaaggcacctcagtgggaagtctgtgggaaggaaaaagtgtggcacaaaacgctgcacaacgagaagaggtgaccggaccctgaggaagattgtggagaagggccgattccagaccttggaggacctgcggaagcagtggattgagtctggagtagaaacatccagagccaccgtgcacaggcatgtgcaggaaatgggctacaggtgccgcattcccaggtcaagccacttttgaaccagaaacagcggcagaagcgcctgacctgggctacagagaagcagcattggactgttgctcagtggtccaaagtacttttttcggatgaaagcaaattctgcatgtcattcggaaatcaaggtgccagagtctggaggaagactggggagaaggaaatgccaaaatgccagaagtccagtgtcaagtacccacagtcagtgatggtctggggtgccgtgtcagctgctggtgttggtccactgtgttttatcaagggcagggtcaatgcagctagctatcaggagattttggagcacttcatgcttccatctgctgaaaagctttatggagatgaagatttcatttttcagcacgacctggcacctgctcacagtgccaaaaccactggtaaatggtttactgaccatggtatcactgtgctcaattggcctgccaactcttctgacctgaaccccatagagaatctgtgggatattgtgaagagaacgttgagagactcaagacccaacactctggatgagctaaaggccgctatcgaagcatcctgggcctccataagacctcagcagtgccacaggctgattgcctccatgccacgccgcattgaagcagtcatttctgccaaaggattcccgaccaagtattgagtgcataactatacatgattatttgaaggttgaatatttgtattaaaaacacttttcttttattggtcggatgaaatatgctaattttgtgagataggaattttgggttttcatgagctgtatgccaaaatcatctgtattaagacaataaaagacctgaaatatttcagttagtgtgcaatgaatctaaaatatatgaatgttaaattttcatcatgacattatggaaaataatgaactttatcacaatatgctaatattttgagaaagacctgtacTGGTAAAAGTAAATGCACCCTAACAAAATAACTACAGGCAGAAAATTAATTCCCTtacaatttgtttattttatgaagccgggatgtttttattgcaattttaaCCTCAACTATTGGAAGCCATACATGTTGGCACCATGTCTTCATGTGGATCTGGTTTTTACCAGGTTTCAAAACTATTACATCCAACCTGAAAGTGTACAGAACCACAACAAtattttgccccttttccactggctcgttttaggcgGCGCGGCTCTGCTCCACTCGGTTCCGCTCTCCTCGGTATGGTACTAGTTGAGTTTCCACTGACGGCTAAAGCTCCGCCTCCAGTAGCGCTGTGCTGCTTTTAACTTAGTggtacattgtcacattaaagtaatatgcgagaaaagataaaaaaagaaatagaaaatagaaacatcaataaactaaatactaataatgtctgtattattgtatatgcaagaatgtaatatatgtttttttatgtataaaataatGCACCAGGATAATTacctggaccacagcccagccagaacctaTAAATTAAGGCTTAGGGGGTTCTGTTGTGAGTGGTGGGGAAGAGAGAGgagctgctgtctggatggtgaagctccaaagtttgcctgaagaagttagaattttgggttttatgaggaagtttttgtctcagctatggcaataatgaggacaaggactttaaagcgcGAAACCGCGGACTTTTGACcatggtgaagttagttttaggttggatattagAAATTCACCCTCCGCGGATTCAGCAGGAtcttcctcccgtttgatccgaggcaggcagtctgattacgggcagctgctcgcTGCCTcctcctgtgtgtgtgtctgatcagctgatttaggatgttattcaATACAGCGCTCCGCCTgcctgtaattcagaaagctgatgtctttcttcttttctttcagccttcaggctgatttataatttgtaaatagtcaaaatatttttcggtttgacctgcattggccattgtggtccttgtagtcgctcttgagttttattaactttttcctGCACTACCTCcttgaaaaccttctcatttttCCTGGTCCCAtgtccaatcagtgaacagcagtctgttcacgtcacatgtagtccctactcagccccgtTCGGACCTCCTGAGGAGccgggaccaaaaaagtagccATTGCGGAAAAGCAATAATGGAAGCgagtcgagtagggccaaattgagccagtggaaaaaggGTATTTTAGAACCCATTAATTTAGATAGTAATTTGTCTTTTCCCACTACTGTGTTCATTTTTTAATGagcatttattaaatataataaacattcaGCTCTAGTCAGAATGTCAATCACTGTGACTGAAAATGTGTTTCTCGTCTTCAGAGATGATTGCAACCCAGGATCAGATGAACCTGGCCCAGCTGCCTGTGGGGCAGAGAGATTACTGCGCCCACTACTTGCTGAAGCTCATGAAGTGTAAGAGGGACAACTGGCCCAACTTCCTGGCCTGCAAGCACGAGAGGCACGACTGGGACTACTGTGAGCAGCAGGAGTAAGTGTCCAGGGATGAAATTTTCAGGTTGATTAAAGGAAGACTGATGCTTTCAGCAGAACAGTTTCACTGGGGTAACAACACTGAAGGTGGCTGGTTTAAGAGAAGAAAAATCATTATTCAGATACTTTACATGCAGGACTTTTAATATCTAAACATCTACTTCATACATTATTCTCAACTACCATAAAGTAATTGGCCAACCTGTGACATCAGTTACTTTGCAGCCCTGTTCACATTTCTTTTCAGGAATTGTTTAAACTCCACTTTCTGCTCAGTAGCGGTTCTCAAGCTTCTACAAAACAGataatttcttgaagcttcCAGTTTCCCATGTCAGTTACTTTTGAATGTACTTCATTTTATAAAGAGCCTTTTGGTTCAGCTCTAACTTTAATACAGTCGGTAGTAAATATATTTCCACTTTTGTGCTTCCTACCTTCAGTTACGTGATGCGTATGAAGGAGTACGAGAGGGAGAGGAGGCTCCAGCTGAGGAAGAAAAGGATTGAGGCCAAGGCTGAAGCTGCATGATCAAGAAACCCGCTGACTCTACTTCTATGTATATACACCTGCTATTGTTCTCATTAAACAATATTAATCAAGCTCTATGTGACCCAGAGTTGTTTTTAACTGTGTGAATAACtccacaaaagtaaaaaaaaaaaaaaaaagactttgttAAATCCAACATCTCACCCTAGTGTGGGATAAGTCTGgctacaaagaaaaatacaaccaTAAGAGATTTATTCAGCATTATTTAAACCTATGGATAACATGGATCAAACAATGCAAGTTACTGGGTAAAATTTAAGGCAAGACAAAAAGAAcagcttgatttatttttttaataaattacctCAGACAACAAAACTAAATTGTCAGATTTAAGATTCTTGAGCAATTAAAGTTTAGTTTAGAGAGGATTTAATATCTGCAGATCCAGACAGAAACACCAGAAAACTGGGATGTGAGGCAATTAAAAATGGAGCTCCTGCATATTTTACAGCAGTTTTATTAGAACGCAACTCCGAGAACAGAAACTCAAAAGTAAACCAGTCAGAATAGAACCGTTTGtctgcaataaaaaaattttaacaaactagtgttttacatttttactcaaCACAGGAGTTTAAAGCAGGAAGGGAAACAGAGTGGAGGTCAAGGGATCAAGCTTCCAAATCCATCAGTCTAAATCTAGTGTAAGGTTTGGAGAAAGGACCGCCTCTTAGTTGATACTGGATCTAGAGGACGAAGGGCACGATGGGCGAGCGGAGGGGAGGGTAGTCGCGGAACTCCTTCAGGTAGCTGCGGTGCTTCCCTTTGGCCCAGACGGTCATCTGGATGAAACCCACCAAGGTGAAGAACGCCACCGGCAGACACTGGGTCATCAGGGTGAAGCCGAGCCAGGAGCCCAGCTGCCAGAGGAAGGAAATCAGTCATTTACCACATATTCagattttaacagaaagaagtGTCTATATTTCCAATGCTGAAAGAGCACTGAATAAAATCTACAGTAAACTCAGGCATCAATTAAAGCTTTTACCCCTGTGATATTTTTCTTAAGCTGCCATTAGATAAAACAGGCTGAACCTAAATAGTAATTTTGCAACATTTCTGAATAATTTGGATTTTCAAATGTAAATATGAATTGAAACCTAAAGCGTGGGCTGCTGTTTTCCAGGAATCTTGTGTTTATAAATGTACAAATTCAGATTATTCTGAGCAAGTCCAACACATACGAtccaaaaatgtttcatttaaagtAACCATGAGGCATGCTGTATTGAGAGGGCAGCAGCCACCACCACAGGGTCCAGCACCCTTACTGGGTTTTATTGTACTAGCATAATTACACACTAAAAGGTTTGgagaaaattcagaaaaagtATATTTGAATGCATTGTTTTCATTAGCATTTGGGTGGTTTAACAAC from Girardinichthys multiradiatus isolate DD_20200921_A chromosome 5, DD_fGirMul_XY1, whole genome shotgun sequence carries:
- the ndufb7 gene encoding NADH dehydrogenase [ubiquinone] 1 beta subcomplex subunit 7, with amino-acid sequence MGAHLVRRYVTETDTEPDPAKKFEFDPEFGFEERKEREMIATQDQMNLAQLPVGQRDYCAHYLLKLMKCKRDNWPNFLACKHERHDWDYCEQQDYVMRMKEYERERRLQLRKKRIEAKAEAA